From one Phocaeicola salanitronis DSM 18170 genomic stretch:
- a CDS encoding tyrosine-protein phosphatase — MWLFRKKQMLEESGFFRGFTDWHCHILPGVDDGVQTMEEALEILAEYERLGIREVWLTPHVMEDIPNTTGCLKEKFRELQDVYKGNVILHLASENMLDSLFEERLAKNDFLPFGANGDHLLVETSYYNPPMGLQNLLLRIRMKGYFPVLAHPERYAYMEKDRYNYLKTMGVKFQLNLFSLVGAYGDRSRHIAHMLLEKKMYDFTGSDLHKLEMLHDFLQKDFRKIKKCLSS, encoded by the coding sequence ATGTGGCTGTTTCGAAAAAAGCAAATGCTGGAAGAAAGCGGTTTCTTCCGGGGCTTTACCGACTGGCATTGCCATATTCTTCCCGGAGTAGATGACGGGGTGCAGACAATGGAGGAAGCTTTGGAAATACTTGCAGAATATGAACGGTTGGGGATAAGGGAAGTGTGGCTTACTCCGCATGTCATGGAGGACATCCCCAACACCACCGGTTGCCTGAAAGAAAAGTTCAGGGAGTTGCAGGATGTCTATAAAGGAAACGTCATCCTGCACCTTGCTTCCGAAAACATGCTGGACAGCCTGTTCGAGGAGCGGCTGGCAAAGAATGATTTCCTGCCGTTCGGCGCAAACGGCGACCACCTTTTGGTAGAAACCAGTTACTACAATCCCCCGATGGGGCTTCAGAATCTTCTGCTGCGCATCCGGATGAAAGGCTATTTTCCCGTACTTGCCCATCCGGAACGCTATGCATATATGGAAAAGGACAGATACAACTACCTGAAAACAATGGGGGTAAAGTTCCAGCTGAATTTATTTTCATTGGTCGGGGCGTATGGTGACCGTTCCAGACACATTGCCCATATGTTATTGGAAAAGAAAATGTACGATTTTACAGGAAGTGATTTACACAAGCTGGAAATGCTGCATGACTTCTTGCAAAAAGATTTTCGAAAAATAAAGAAATGTTTGTCATCCTGA
- a CDS encoding AAA family ATPase has protein sequence MNNKLYLKGFTCFQDCTLEFCGGINVFIGRNGTGKTHILKCMAAAMKANSLFEQSTSKTKDKFGDLLTEKLSGYFKPDTLGHLVNKYGSGTASVTLTMDSGSLSFNFSEKASLAKTDNNAYISQPHFIYIPPREMFSLFEGFVSLYEKREISFDETYLDLAKAMDAAPLKSEALREAEDMLAPLLEKWNVKVLRKGNRFYVIEDGKEYEAHLVAEGLRKMATLLYLCINGELKPGNILFWDEPESNMNPILISTVVDLLVELSKKYGIQSFISTHDYLLSHKLSMLAEYAAGDSPEMRFFSLKKTSMM, from the coding sequence ATGAACAACAAACTATATTTGAAGGGATTCACTTGCTTTCAAGACTGTACCTTGGAGTTTTGTGGAGGAATCAATGTCTTTATCGGTCGTAATGGAACAGGAAAAACCCATATCTTGAAGTGTATGGCAGCTGCCATGAAGGCCAATTCCTTGTTTGAACAATCCACTTCCAAGACCAAAGACAAGTTCGGTGATTTGCTGACAGAAAAGTTGTCGGGGTACTTTAAGCCGGACACGTTGGGACATTTGGTAAACAAATATGGTTCCGGTACAGCTTCTGTGACGCTGACGATGGATTCAGGTAGTTTGAGTTTCAATTTCAGTGAGAAAGCATCGTTGGCAAAAACAGACAATAATGCCTATATCTCACAACCTCACTTCATCTATATTCCTCCTCGGGAAATGTTTTCTTTGTTTGAAGGCTTCGTCAGTCTTTATGAAAAACGGGAAATTTCCTTTGACGAGACCTATCTCGATTTGGCAAAGGCAATGGATGCTGCACCTTTGAAAAGCGAGGCATTGAGAGAAGCAGAGGATATGTTGGCTCCCTTACTTGAGAAATGGAATGTGAAGGTGCTTCGAAAAGGGAACCGTTTCTATGTCATAGAGGATGGCAAAGAATATGAGGCTCATTTGGTAGCGGAAGGATTGAGGAAAATGGCTACCTTATTATATTTATGCATCAATGGAGAGTTGAAGCCGGGCAATATTCTGTTTTGGGACGAGCCGGAGTCGAACATGAATCCTATATTGATTTCTACGGTAGTCGATTTGTTGGTGGAACTTTCCAAAAAATATGGTATACAGTCGTTCATTTCCACTCACGATTACCTGTTGTCCCATAAGTTGTCCATGTTGGCTGAATATGCAGCCGGTGATAGTCCGGAAATGCGCTTTTTCAGTTTGAAAAAAACGAGCATGATGTAG
- a CDS encoding sigma-54-dependent transcriptional regulator, with product MAKQGTLLVVDDNRNILTSLRYLLVDYFARILTLDSPVTIPTVLAQNEVDVVLLDMNFASGINNGNEGLYWLKEIRRIRPQAGVVLFTAYADIDLAVTGIKEGAADFVVKPWNNDKLIQTLVEVYNKVCAQKKEKKRTAGKASRTDTAMYWGNSPAIRPLRALVEKVSTTDANILITGENGTGKDMLAREIHRLSNRKDGPMVVVDMGAITESLFESELFGHVKGSFTDAHADRIGRFEAADGGTLFLDEIANLPYYLQAKLLTAIQKRSFIKVGSNLPQPTNIRLICATNRDLDEMVRKGEFREDLLYRINTIHLHIPSLRERKEDILPLARMFLERYAKQYGRTNGTFSPDAAARLLAYPWYGNIRELQHTIEKAVILADDGELRAESLQLAPVTEKEEVRAAGEKAETVFHTLDEMERTMIQQALDQCGSNLTQAAVKLGVTRQTLYNKMKRYGL from the coding sequence ATGGCAAAACAAGGAACCTTATTGGTTGTAGACGACAACCGGAACATATTGACTTCGTTGCGCTACCTGCTGGTGGATTACTTTGCGCGGATACTGACGCTCGATTCGCCCGTAACGATTCCCACAGTGTTAGCGCAAAATGAAGTGGATGTGGTGTTGCTGGACATGAACTTCGCTTCGGGTATCAACAATGGGAATGAAGGGCTTTATTGGCTGAAGGAAATCCGCCGTATCCGTCCGCAGGCGGGTGTGGTGTTGTTTACTGCATACGCCGACATCGACCTTGCCGTGACGGGTATTAAGGAAGGTGCGGCTGATTTTGTAGTCAAGCCGTGGAACAACGACAAGCTGATTCAGACATTGGTGGAGGTATATAATAAGGTATGTGCGCAAAAAAAAGAGAAAAAGCGTACGGCAGGAAAGGCAAGCAGAACCGATACGGCAATGTATTGGGGTAACTCGCCGGCCATCCGCCCTTTACGTGCATTGGTGGAAAAAGTCAGCACTACGGATGCCAATATTCTGATTACCGGCGAGAACGGTACGGGCAAGGATATGCTGGCGCGTGAGATACACCGCCTTTCGAACCGGAAAGACGGGCCGATGGTCGTGGTGGATATGGGTGCCATTACCGAATCGCTGTTCGAAAGTGAATTGTTCGGTCATGTAAAAGGTTCGTTCACCGATGCCCATGCCGACCGTATCGGACGCTTTGAGGCTGCCGATGGCGGAACCTTGTTTTTGGACGAGATAGCCAATCTGCCTTATTACCTGCAGGCAAAACTGCTGACCGCCATTCAGAAGCGGAGTTTCATCAAGGTAGGAAGCAACCTGCCGCAACCTACCAATATCCGCCTGATATGCGCCACAAACCGCGACTTGGATGAAATGGTACGCAAGGGGGAGTTCCGTGAAGACTTGCTTTACCGCATCAACACCATTCACTTGCACATCCCTTCGCTCCGCGAGCGGAAAGAAGATATTCTTCCGTTGGCGCGGATGTTTTTAGAACGCTATGCCAAACAGTACGGGCGGACCAACGGTACGTTTTCTCCGGATGCGGCAGCCCGGCTATTGGCATATCCGTGGTATGGGAATATCCGTGAATTGCAGCATACGATTGAGAAAGCTGTGATTTTGGCGGATGACGGTGAGTTGCGTGCCGAATCCTTGCAACTGGCACCGGTAACGGAAAAGGAAGAAGTCCGTGCGGCAGGCGAAAAAGCTGAAACTGTTTTCCATACGCTTGATGAAATGGAGCGGACGATGATTCAGCAGGCTTTAGACCAGTGTGGAAGCAACTTGACGCAAGCGGCGGTCAAGTTAGGCGTGACCCGTCAGACGCTTTACAATAAAATGAAACGTTATGGGTTATAG
- a CDS encoding transcriptional regulator, whose protein sequence is MHEEKKQICGNFTIRKQPIRWYVMLLPSSHRGLATGLKEERERRMKYGEPVFDYFAPSYVEVKKIKGKFVKTDCPLLYNYVFIRATVDEIFHLKRNLPQYNFLPKVKGEKEDYYPYLSDRAMENLKWVADSYSNVLPVYVPKSETLVKGDRVRITEGQFKGAEATVVIQPGAGMKDIMVSVENWMLVPLLHVKPGQYEVISLNEDSKHVYSSLDNQRVISRLHGALKYLHHAEGIPETDRQFAREVLSQYGNLRMETDVMRCKLYSILLPAYVLAGDQEAFNALASTVESILPAVKAGQSKALLLVTLYGCTDNSIYYAKAHQLTHSWRMEKNPKKSKLQLLRWLDDFDEWYGHE, encoded by the coding sequence ATGCATGAAGAGAAAAAGCAGATTTGCGGCAATTTTACAATAAGAAAACAGCCAATCCGATGGTATGTGATGCTTCTTCCTTCTTCTCATCGTGGGTTGGCTACCGGCTTAAAGGAAGAACGGGAACGGCGGATGAAGTATGGTGAGCCTGTTTTCGATTATTTTGCGCCTTCTTATGTAGAAGTGAAGAAGATAAAAGGGAAGTTCGTAAAGACCGACTGTCCTTTATTATACAATTATGTATTTATCCGTGCGACGGTAGATGAAATTTTCCATCTGAAGCGCAATTTGCCCCAATATAATTTTTTGCCCAAGGTGAAAGGAGAGAAAGAAGATTATTATCCTTACCTCTCCGACAGGGCAATGGAAAATCTGAAATGGGTAGCCGATTCTTATTCGAATGTGTTGCCGGTTTATGTTCCGAAGTCAGAGACATTGGTCAAGGGAGACCGGGTACGTATTACGGAAGGGCAATTCAAAGGAGCTGAGGCTACTGTTGTCATCCAACCCGGTGCAGGGATGAAAGACATTATGGTCAGTGTTGAGAACTGGATGTTGGTGCCTTTGTTGCATGTCAAGCCGGGACAATACGAAGTCATATCGTTGAATGAAGACAGCAAGCATGTGTATTCCAGCTTAGATAATCAACGGGTGATATCCCGGCTTCATGGCGCATTGAAGTACTTGCATCATGCGGAAGGCATACCGGAAACAGACCGGCAGTTTGCCCGGGAAGTCTTGTCTCAATACGGAAATCTTCGGATGGAAACGGATGTGATGCGCTGCAAACTCTATTCGATATTGCTTCCGGCTTATGTTTTGGCAGGCGATCAGGAAGCGTTCAACGCATTGGCCTCTACAGTCGAGTCTATACTTCCGGCGGTTAAAGCCGGACAGTCCAAGGCGTTGCTTCTTGTTACACTTTACGGATGTACCGATAACAGTATTTATTATGCGAAAGCCCATCAGCTGACTCATTCTTGGCGTATGGAAAAGAACCCGAAGAAAAGCAAGCTTCAATTGTTAAGGTGGTTGGATGATTTCGATGAATGGTATGGGCACGAATAG
- a CDS encoding GumC family protein, translated as MAIPNNPTRPKQGDDFIRIQDLFYLCLAKWRWFVVSLVLTLGIAVYYLLTTPPVYTRAASLLIKEDSKGQSLSGDVGSTFADMGLFQANTNVNNELLSLQSPAVMLDVVKRLHLHTDYLTDGTFYKQVLYGQTLPFSISFFGLQDNETASLTLRQGASGKLELSDFTRNGEKVEGISEGKLNDTIASPVGKLLVEPTPYYNIGFHEPVYVSRSSLHGATGAYSSRLSVVLSDEKSTVINLSFQDVCIQRAEDVLNTVIAVYNENWVKDKNQIAVSTSMFINERLGVIEGELGNVDENISSYKSEHLLPDVQAASNLYMAQSSETNAQILALNTQLSMARYIRNYLTAASSRNQLLPANSGIESANIEQQIGEYNTMQLQRNNLVANSSEQNPLVKDLDQSLASMRRAIITSVDNLMVTLDTRIRSLQRSEQQTTERLAANPSQAKYLLSVERQQKVKEALYLFLLQKREENELSQAFTAYNTRVITPPTGSMLPTAPVRRNILLVAFALGLLIPVVIVFVRENMNTKVRGKKDLECLSMPFAGEIPLAGESRRKHLFASKTYDAPRGIVVKQGKRNIINEAFRVLRTNLEFMTSENEKANVILLTSFNPGSGKTFLSLNIAGSLALKGKKVLIIDGDLRKASVSAFIDSPKTGLSDYLGRKTDAIDTAVVEAPQCPGLYILPVGTLPPNPTELLAEDRFGKLVAGLRDRYDYIFIDCPPIEIVADTQIIEKVADRTLFIVRAGLLERSMLAELETIYQEKRFKNMAVILNGTLDGNNRYGYKYGYKYGYHYGYGSKDYYNNE; from the coding sequence ATGGCAATACCCAACAATCCGACACGCCCCAAGCAGGGCGATGATTTCATCCGTATTCAAGATTTGTTCTACCTGTGCCTCGCCAAATGGCGTTGGTTTGTAGTTTCGCTCGTACTTACCTTAGGCATTGCAGTCTATTATTTGCTGACTACTCCGCCTGTATATACCCGTGCGGCTTCCCTGCTTATCAAGGAAGACAGCAAGGGGCAGTCGCTTTCCGGCGATGTCGGTTCGACGTTTGCCGATATGGGATTGTTTCAGGCAAATACCAATGTCAACAACGAGCTGCTTTCCTTGCAGTCTCCTGCCGTAATGCTTGATGTCGTGAAACGGTTGCATTTGCACACCGATTATCTGACCGACGGCACTTTCTATAAGCAAGTGCTTTATGGGCAAACCCTTCCTTTCAGCATCTCTTTCTTCGGGTTGCAGGATAACGAGACCGCTTCGCTTACGTTGCGTCAGGGAGCGAGCGGCAAACTGGAGCTTTCCGATTTTACCCGCAACGGAGAGAAAGTGGAAGGAATCTCCGAAGGAAAACTGAACGATACGATTGCCAGCCCGGTAGGCAAACTGCTGGTAGAGCCTACACCTTATTATAATATAGGCTTTCACGAACCGGTTTACGTTAGCCGCTCTTCGCTGCATGGCGCGACTGGTGCTTATTCGTCCCGTTTGTCGGTTGTGTTGAGTGACGAGAAGTCTACGGTCATCAATCTTTCGTTTCAGGATGTATGCATTCAGCGTGCCGAAGATGTGCTGAATACCGTGATTGCCGTGTACAATGAAAATTGGGTGAAAGACAAGAACCAGATTGCGGTCAGCACATCCATGTTCATCAACGAGCGCTTGGGAGTCATCGAAGGAGAGTTGGGCAATGTGGATGAAAACATTTCTTCTTACAAGAGCGAGCATCTGCTGCCCGATGTGCAGGCGGCTTCCAATCTGTATATGGCACAAAGCAGCGAGACCAATGCGCAGATACTGGCACTCAATACCCAATTGTCCATGGCACGTTATATCCGTAATTACCTTACCGCAGCCAGCAGCCGTAATCAGTTGCTTCCTGCCAATTCGGGCATCGAAAGTGCCAATATCGAACAGCAGATCGGCGAGTACAATACCATGCAGCTGCAGCGCAACAACCTGGTTGCGAACAGTAGCGAGCAGAATCCGCTGGTAAAAGACCTGGACCAGTCGCTTGCTTCCATGCGCCGTGCCATTATCACATCGGTAGACAACCTGATGGTGACCTTGGATACCCGCATCCGCAGCCTTCAGCGCAGCGAACAGCAGACTACCGAACGCTTGGCTGCCAACCCTTCGCAAGCCAAATACTTGCTGTCGGTAGAACGCCAGCAGAAAGTGAAGGAAGCACTTTACCTCTTCCTGCTTCAGAAGCGCGAGGAGAATGAATTGTCACAAGCTTTTACGGCGTATAATACCCGTGTGATTACTCCGCCTACGGGCAGTATGCTTCCTACGGCTCCTGTACGGCGCAACATTCTGCTTGTCGCCTTTGCCTTAGGCTTGCTGATTCCCGTAGTCATTGTTTTTGTCCGCGAGAATATGAATACGAAGGTGCGTGGCAAGAAAGACCTTGAGTGTCTGTCCATGCCTTTTGCCGGTGAAATTCCGTTGGCAGGAGAATCTCGGCGGAAACATCTTTTTGCTTCGAAAACGTATGATGCGCCTCGGGGCATTGTGGTGAAGCAAGGCAAACGCAACATCATCAACGAAGCGTTCCGTGTGTTGCGCACGAACCTGGAATTTATGACGAGCGAGAACGAAAAGGCAAACGTCATTCTGCTTACTTCGTTCAATCCCGGCAGCGGAAAGACTTTCCTCTCCCTTAATATTGCCGGAAGCCTTGCCTTAAAGGGTAAGAAAGTCCTGATTATCGATGGCGACTTGCGCAAAGCGTCCGTTTCGGCATTTATCGATTCTCCTAAAACCGGGCTGAGCGACTATCTCGGACGAAAGACCGATGCGATAGACACTGCCGTGGTAGAAGCTCCCCAATGCCCGGGCTTGTATATATTGCCTGTAGGTACATTGCCTCCCAATCCGACCGAACTGCTTGCCGAAGACCGCTTTGGCAAACTGGTTGCCGGCTTGCGTGACCGTTACGACTATATCTTTATCGATTGTCCTCCTATTGAGATTGTAGCGGATACGCAGATTATCGAAAAGGTCGCAGACCGTACCCTCTTTATTGTCCGTGCCGGCTTGTTGGAGCGGAGCATGCTTGCCGAACTGGAAACCATCTATCAGGAGAAACGTTTCAAGAACATGGCGGTAATCCTGAACGGCACATTGGACGGCAATAACCGGTACGGCTACAAGTACGGTTACAAGTATGGCTATCACTACGGATACGGCAGCAAAGATTACTATAACAATGAATAA
- a CDS encoding HU family DNA-binding protein, whose protein sequence is MLDYSVYMQNNHLAPEAGERAYARLQIRENWNGDKFINHLAAHNAVFTRGTFKGVVSDLCNCIVEQVLNGNKIALGELGTFHASISCESAESMEKFTAANIKAVNLVFTPGPDFENMISKATFNLVASRKAQKATVKAEKAGETTVDLEAAKRSGTGNDDPESTGGMAASL, encoded by the coding sequence ATGTTAGATTACAGTGTTTACATGCAGAACAACCACTTGGCACCCGAAGCCGGCGAAAGAGCCTACGCCCGGCTGCAAATCCGCGAAAACTGGAACGGCGACAAGTTCATCAACCACCTGGCAGCGCACAACGCCGTTTTCACGCGGGGCACATTCAAAGGGGTGGTGAGCGACCTGTGCAACTGCATCGTGGAGCAGGTGCTGAACGGCAACAAGATTGCCTTGGGCGAGCTGGGCACGTTCCACGCTTCCATCAGTTGCGAGAGTGCCGAAAGCATGGAGAAGTTTACCGCCGCCAACATCAAGGCGGTGAATCTGGTCTTTACACCCGGTCCCGACTTCGAAAACATGATCAGCAAAGCCACGTTCAACCTTGTGGCGAGCCGTAAAGCACAGAAAGCCACCGTTAAGGCGGAAAAAGCCGGAGAGACAACCGTAGACCTGGAAGCTGCCAAGCGTAGCGGAACGGGCAACGATGACCCGGAAAGCACCGGCGGTATGGCGGCGAGTTTGTAG
- a CDS encoding polysaccharide biosynthesis/export family protein — protein MKLFHLFRKSVLWGVAVWALSACSTPKEVIYFQDFQPGETEIRIADAVEIRVRPEDKISIIVNSRDPQLTDLFNLPYVSRQLGQSLRTNGLTTGTSNGVSGYTVDDEGNIDFPVLGKVHVAGMKREEIAAYIKNELMAKNLVKDPVVTVEFMNLCISVLGEVNQPGRYSIDRDKVTILDALSMAGDLTIYGQRQKVLVLRQEEGKQRVYGINLTSGEHVYTSPAYYLQQNDVVYVEPNNVRSRQSTVNGNNVRSTSFWISLASLLTSIGILIFN, from the coding sequence ATGAAATTATTCCATTTGTTTAGGAAATCCGTTCTTTGGGGAGTAGCTGTCTGGGCATTAAGTGCTTGTTCCACTCCGAAAGAGGTTATTTATTTTCAGGACTTTCAGCCGGGCGAAACGGAAATCCGGATTGCCGATGCGGTAGAAATTAGGGTGCGTCCCGAAGATAAGATTTCGATTATCGTCAACAGCCGCGACCCGCAGTTGACCGACTTGTTCAATCTGCCTTACGTCAGCCGTCAGCTTGGGCAATCATTGCGCACCAATGGCTTGACAACAGGAACAAGTAATGGCGTATCCGGTTATACGGTAGATGATGAAGGGAATATCGATTTCCCTGTATTAGGCAAAGTTCACGTGGCAGGCATGAAGCGTGAGGAAATTGCCGCCTATATCAAGAACGAGCTGATGGCTAAGAATCTGGTAAAAGACCCGGTGGTGACCGTAGAGTTCATGAATCTGTGCATTTCGGTGCTGGGTGAAGTAAACCAGCCCGGACGTTACAGCATCGACCGTGACAAAGTAACGATTTTAGATGCGTTGAGCATGGCGGGCGACCTGACTATTTACGGACAGAGGCAAAAGGTGTTGGTGTTGCGTCAGGAAGAAGGCAAACAGCGTGTCTATGGAATCAACCTGACTTCCGGCGAGCATGTCTACACCTCTCCGGCATATTACCTGCAGCAGAACGATGTGGTCTATGTCGAACCGAATAATGTGCGTTCGCGCCAGTCTACGGTGAACGGCAACAATGTCCGCTCCACTTCTTTCTGGATTTCACTCGCCTCGTTGCTCACTTCCATCGGCATCCTGATATTCAACTAA
- a CDS encoding MraY family glycosyltransferase, whose protein sequence is MDYLFLASSFLLSLILGMLIIPKILLISYKKRLFDQPDSRKVHSVPVPRLGGLSFFPVILISVCFVLGMFFYLGHTVENHCTNELLFFAVGIMTLFLVGVADDLIGVSYRYKFLVQVVAAFLLVLPGEWFNSLGGLFGIYELPFAVGAPLTVFVVVYITNAINLIDGIDGLASGLSCIALFILGLMCTLQGEGIFAMLAFSTLGVIVPFWFYNVFGNARRGHKLFMGDTGSLTLGYILSLLVIHLSMAEFGQEDTPNPKMVIAFSTLLVPLFDVVRVVLHRLRTGKNPFLPDKNHFHHKLLRTGMRVRMVLVTILFVLLFFIGLNVCLVDKLDVTLLLILDIVLWTLMQLFINYCVARHKSNPVIIVEKKK, encoded by the coding sequence ATGGATTATTTATTCTTGGCAAGTAGTTTTTTGTTGTCGTTAATTCTTGGGATGTTGATTATTCCTAAAATTCTTTTGATTTCTTATAAGAAACGTTTGTTCGACCAACCGGATAGCCGGAAGGTGCATTCGGTGCCTGTGCCCAGACTGGGTGGGTTGTCGTTTTTTCCGGTAATATTGATATCGGTATGTTTTGTGTTGGGAATGTTCTTTTATTTGGGGCATACTGTTGAAAACCACTGTACCAATGAACTTTTGTTTTTTGCAGTGGGAATCATGACGCTTTTCTTGGTTGGAGTAGCGGATGATTTGATAGGCGTAAGCTATCGGTATAAGTTTTTGGTACAGGTTGTAGCAGCCTTCTTGCTTGTATTGCCGGGCGAATGGTTCAATTCATTAGGCGGTTTGTTTGGTATTTATGAGTTGCCTTTTGCGGTTGGCGCACCGTTGACCGTGTTTGTGGTGGTGTATATCACGAATGCCATTAATTTGATAGACGGCATTGACGGGCTGGCTTCCGGATTGAGTTGTATCGCCTTGTTTATATTAGGGCTTATGTGTACGCTTCAAGGTGAGGGGATTTTTGCCATGTTGGCATTTTCCACTTTGGGTGTGATTGTTCCGTTTTGGTTTTACAACGTATTTGGCAATGCCCGTCGGGGGCATAAACTGTTTATGGGCGATACGGGCAGCCTTACGTTAGGTTATATCCTTAGTTTGCTGGTCATCCATCTAAGTATGGCTGAATTTGGGCAGGAAGATACTCCCAATCCCAAGATGGTTATTGCTTTTTCCACACTGCTTGTTCCGCTTTTTGATGTGGTAAGGGTGGTGCTTCATCGGTTGCGTACCGGAAAGAATCCTTTCCTTCCCGATAAAAACCATTTTCACCATAAACTGCTTCGCACAGGTATGCGCGTCCGTATGGTGTTGGTGACCATTTTGTTTGTTTTGTTGTTTTTTATCGGGTTGAATGTTTGTCTGGTTGATAAGTTAGACGTTACCCTGCTGCTTATCCTTGATATCGTGCTTTGGACGCTTATGCAATTGTTTATCAACTATTGTGTAGCCCGGCATAAATCGAATCCTGTAATTATTGTTGAAAAGAAAAAATAG
- a CDS encoding sensor histidine kinase produces the protein MGYRWIYSTFFRLVVLAGGTVLLTFSILQGSWWAGITGGMLCVLAAWLSYRMQQQLREKCWLMLEAIRNRDYSFRLPLYGFSGGERVLQETLNQFGNLMGEQKQLMEQRERFYEQILSSVSSGVVILNEEGTVVQTNPAAARLFAVPMLSTLRQLERYGAEIPDMLRTLKAGERCNLQFAMVKGEVQLAVRATEMRLGEDTVRILTLNDIRNELDAKELDSWIKLTRVLTHEIMNSIAPISSLSETFLKREDVINSPIYDGIRAIHETSTGLISFVDSYRKFSALQKPSPEPFYLLDLLRQIQGLSLIPETISLTLQIEPPELMLYADPNLIRQVLINILKNAVQSIGEVKGRIHIRAYSNAADEHVFIYINNDGPIIPEAEAEQIFVPFFTTRTNGSGIGLSLSRQIMKLSGGSISLLRPRANGWNTTFVLEFE, from the coding sequence ATGGGTTATAGATGGATTTATTCAACATTCTTTCGGCTTGTGGTTCTGGCAGGCGGAACTGTATTGTTGACTTTCAGTATATTGCAAGGAAGCTGGTGGGCAGGGATAACCGGCGGCATGCTGTGTGTGTTGGCAGCTTGGTTGTCCTACCGGATGCAGCAGCAGTTGCGCGAGAAGTGCTGGCTGATGTTGGAAGCCATCCGTAACCGGGATTATTCTTTCCGTCTTCCGCTGTATGGCTTTTCGGGAGGCGAGCGTGTGTTGCAAGAAACCTTAAACCAGTTTGGGAACTTGATGGGTGAGCAAAAGCAGCTGATGGAGCAGCGTGAGCGGTTTTACGAACAGATTCTTTCCAGTGTCAGTTCGGGGGTTGTCATACTTAATGAGGAAGGGACCGTTGTCCAGACAAATCCGGCTGCAGCCCGTTTGTTTGCTGTTCCGATGCTTAGTACGTTACGGCAATTGGAACGTTATGGAGCGGAAATACCCGACATGTTGCGTACGTTGAAGGCGGGTGAACGTTGTAACCTTCAGTTTGCTATGGTGAAAGGGGAAGTGCAGTTGGCGGTCCGTGCAACAGAGATGCGGTTGGGCGAGGACACCGTGCGTATTCTTACCTTAAATGATATCCGTAACGAATTGGATGCAAAAGAATTGGATTCGTGGATAAAATTGACGCGAGTATTGACGCACGAGATTATGAATTCCATCGCGCCCATTTCTTCTTTGAGCGAAACCTTCCTGAAGCGGGAGGACGTGATAAACAGTCCGATTTACGACGGCATCCGTGCGATACACGAAACCTCTACCGGGCTGATTTCTTTTGTGGACAGCTACCGGAAATTCTCTGCTTTGCAGAAGCCTTCGCCCGAACCGTTTTATTTGCTGGACTTGCTTCGTCAGATACAGGGGTTGAGCCTGATTCCCGAAACGATTTCGCTTACCTTGCAGATTGAGCCTCCTGAACTGATGCTGTATGCTGACCCGAACCTTATCCGGCAGGTGTTGATAAATATCCTGAAGAATGCGGTACAATCCATCGGCGAGGTAAAAGGGCGCATTCATATACGTGCGTATAGCAATGCGGCGGATGAACACGTCTTCATTTACATCAATAACGACGGTCCCATTATTCCCGAGGCGGAAGCTGAACAGATTTTTGTGCCGTTCTTCACAACCCGTACCAATGGAAGCGGTATCGGTCTGTCATTGTCCCGCCAGATTATGAAGCTCTCCGGAGGAAGCATCAGCCTGCTCAGACCCCGCGCAAATGGCTGGAACACGACTTTTGTATTGGAGTTCGAGTAA